Proteins found in one Solitalea lacus genomic segment:
- a CDS encoding ABC transporter permease, with product MNTELFIAKRISSSSQRTFSKVIVRIAITGIALGLAVMIASFAIVTGFKAEIRDKIIGFSGAIQLVKYDLSTSLENTPIKLNAQAEHLLKTTAEITHVQAFATKTGIISANEDIEGVVLKGVDMDFDWSFYADKMVSGSTLKLNKDSVTNEIMLSKFTADRLKVKAGDVVLMYFIQEPMRRRKFKIAGIFDLGIEELNKLYVIGDIKVVQRLNDWSKQEVGGYELAVSDYKKIDTLSKEIFNKAGEDLAAYSARERFPAIFEWLALLDVNAIVILVLMLLVAGINMISALLILILERTNMIGLLKALGFTNLNIRKIFLYKASYLILRGMFIGNVIGIGFCLVQEKFKFISLDQQSYYMKFVPIEINWLTVLILNVGTLLISMLMLLIPSMLVTRITPVKALRFK from the coding sequence TTGAACACTGAACTATTTATTGCTAAACGAATTTCTTCCTCATCACAACGTACTTTTTCAAAGGTAATTGTTCGTATTGCTATAACAGGTATTGCATTGGGGCTGGCTGTTATGATTGCTTCATTTGCAATTGTAACCGGTTTTAAAGCCGAAATACGGGATAAAATAATAGGTTTTTCTGGTGCTATTCAATTAGTTAAATATGATTTGAGTACTTCATTGGAAAATACTCCCATTAAGCTGAATGCACAGGCAGAGCATTTATTAAAAACTACTGCTGAAATCACACATGTTCAGGCTTTTGCAACTAAAACAGGAATCATATCGGCAAATGAAGATATTGAAGGGGTGGTGTTGAAAGGTGTTGATATGGATTTTGACTGGTCTTTTTATGCAGATAAAATGGTTTCAGGAAGCACTCTGAAACTCAACAAGGATAGTGTTACCAATGAGATAATGTTGTCAAAATTTACTGCAGATCGATTAAAGGTTAAAGCTGGAGATGTTGTTCTAATGTATTTTATACAGGAACCTATGCGCCGTAGGAAGTTCAAAATCGCCGGGATTTTTGATTTGGGAATTGAGGAGCTTAATAAATTGTATGTTATTGGAGATATTAAAGTTGTTCAACGATTAAATGATTGGAGTAAACAGGAGGTTGGAGGCTACGAACTGGCAGTAAGTGATTACAAAAAAATTGATACGCTTTCTAAAGAGATTTTTAACAAAGCGGGAGAGGATTTAGCAGCTTATTCAGCCAGGGAACGTTTCCCAGCTATTTTTGAATGGTTGGCCTTACTGGATGTTAATGCCATTGTGATTCTAGTTTTAATGCTACTGGTTGCAGGTATTAATATGATTTCTGCTTTATTAATTCTCATCTTAGAAAGAACCAATATGATTGGTTTGTTAAAGGCCTTAGGTTTTACCAATCTGAATATTCGAAAAATTTTTCTTTACAAAGCTTCCTATCTCATTTTAAGAGGAATGTTCATTGGTAATGTGATAGGTATTGGTTTCTGTCTGGTGCAGGAAAAGTTTAAGTTCATCTCACTTGATCAGCAGTCTTATTATATGAAGTTTGTCCCAATTGAGATTAATTGGTTAACAGTGCTAATACTCAATGTTGGCACTCTTTTAATCAGCATGTTAATGCTCTTAATTCCTTCAATGCTTGTTACACGAATAACACCAGTAAAGGCACTTCGATTTAAATAA